The sequence below is a genomic window from Luteimonas sp. MC1825.
TCGACACGTCGGTGAAATTGCTGCGGCCGCCGAACGGCATCGGGAAGTCGGCCATGCGCCGGCCGTTGACCAGCACCAGCGTGTGGTTGGGCCCCAGCGCCCGCAGGTCGACCTGCTGCGCGCCGGGCGAAAAATCGGCGCCGCCCGCGGACTGCTGGCTCTGCGTCTGGCCGCCGTTCTGGGTGAGCGACTGCATCACGTCGGGCACGCTGGTGAACCCGCCGGCCTGGATGTCGGCGGCGGTGATGACGGTGACCGGCGCCGGGCCTTCGATCTGCGCGCGCGGGATGCGCGAGCCGGTGACCTGCACGGCCTCCAGGTTGGCGATCTGCGGCTCCGGCACGGGAGCCGCCGCGGGTTCCGGCGGAGGTGGCGCCGGCGCGGCCTGCGCCGGCGCAGCCGTGGCGCCGGCCTGGGCGACGATCAGCACGGCGCCCGAACTGTCGTGGCGTGCCCCGAAGCCGGTGCCCTGGAGAATGCGGTCCAGCGCCTGCGATGCCGACAGGCTGCCGCTCGCGCCGACAGTCCGCCTGTCACGCAGCTGGTCTGCGCGGTAGACCAGCTGCGTGCCGGATTGCCTGGCCAGGGCATCGAGCGCGGTGGCGAGGTCGCCGGCGGGAATGTCGATGGTCGACGTGGTCGCGCCCTGGGCGTTGGCTGCCAGCGCGGCGGAGCAGGCCAGGGACAGCAGCAGCAGGCGCAGCGGTTTGACTCGTTTCACAAGCATTCTCCCCTGGGGCGTTCGGACGACGCCTTTCGATAACAGGACGAACGAGCCGGCCAAATCCCCCGGGGGCCCGATGTCAGCGCGCGTGCAGCACGATCTCCTCGCGGCCATGGTCGGCGCGCACCGGGAAACCCTGTTCAAGCAGGCGCACGAAACCCTCGGCGTTGGACCAGCGGAAGCTGCCGCCGATGCGCAGCGCGCCGACCGACGCATCGGCCACCACGATCCTGCGCGCGCTGTAGCGGTTGAATTCGGCAACGGCGTCGGACAGCGCGGTATCGCGGAAGACCAGAACCCCGTCCATCCAGCCGACCATGCGTTCGGCTTCGGCCACCGTGCCTGCGGTGACCAGCAGGCCGGCCGGTGTGGTGAGCGCAACGCTGCCGGCCGGGAGCACGGTCGCCGCGCTGCGGTCGGCGGACTCCAGCCGCACGCTGCCTTCGGTGACGACGACGCGCAGGTCGCGGCCGTCCATGCGCACCGAGAAGCGGGTGCCGACCGCCACCACCCGGCGCTCGCCGGCCTGGACCACGAACGGCCGGCGCGGGTCCCGGGCGGCAGCGAAGAACGCCTCGCCCTTGAGCAGCTCGACCTGCCGCTGGCGGCGCGACAGGCGGACATCGATGCGGCTGTCGCTGCCCAGGGTGGTGCGCGATCCGTCCGCCAGCGGCACGGTGCGGATGGCGCCAGGCACGGTCCGGTGCGATGAGGCATCGATCGCCGTGGCGTGCTGCCACGCCATTGGCAATGCGACCGCGAACACCGCCAGCGCCGCCAGGGCCGCCGCGACGGGCCATCGCGCGCGGCGCGCGATCCGCGGCGATGTGAACACCACGCCCGACATGTCCGGCGTGCCGGCTCCGGTGGGCGGGGCATCGGCGTGCACGTGTGGTGCGCCGTGCTCGCCCCAGTGCCCCCGCGCGGGCGGGCCCTCGCGCACCCCGGCGCCCAGCGCCTGCAGGCGCCCGCACTCGTTCCATGCCGCATCCAGCCGCAGGAACGCGACGTGGTGCGCGGTGGCCGCGCTCAGCCACGCCTGCAGCGCGCGGGCGTCGGCGTCGGTCCATGCGTCGCCGTCGCGGCGGGCCAGCCAGTCCGCGGCGATACGCTCGACGTCACGGCTGTCGCCGCCGCCGCTGCCATTACTCGCTGCGTCGCTGGCCATCGCCTGCCCGCGCCTGCGGCGCCATCGCCTCGTGGCGCTCCTCGCCGGCGTAGAACCCGTCGGCCATGAGCCGCATGCCCTTGGCCAGGTGCTTCTCCACGGTCTTTTCAGTGATTCCCATGCGCACGGCCACCTCCTTCTGCGAAAGATCCTCGACCCGCCGCAGCCAGACCACCTCGCGGCACCGGTCCGGGAGCCGGTCGAGCGCATCGGCCAGGCGTTTCAGGACCTGGCGTCCGGCGCACCAGCGTTCGGGCGAGATCTCGTCTATCAAGACGTTCATCGGCTCGAAATCACCCACCGGCTCGATCGACACCACGCGGCCACGACGCACGCGATCAATCAGCAGGTGGCGCGCGGTGGTGAACAGGAAGGCCTTCGGCTGCCGAGGCAGGCCTTTGCCGGCGGCCTCGTAGACGCGGATGTAGACCTCCTGGCGCAGGTCGTGCACCTCGTCCTGGCGCGGCCACGCGCGGCGCAGGTAATGCAGCAGCGCTTCCTCGTGGACGAGGATCTCGCTGGTGAACCATGCATCGAGGGCGGCGGGCATCGCCGCACCATAGCGGATCGGTGCGCCCGCGCGGCAGCGCGCGCTGCGGGGGGAATCGGCGCCGTCGTTCGTCTGGTTCAATGGACCGCGCAATGACGCGGCAACCGCAATCGACAGGGGATACGTGGACATGATGAAAGCCGCCAGCCGGACCTTGCTGCTCCTGGTCGCCGCGTGCCTGTGCCTGGCGTCGCCGCTGCATGCCGCCGACTACCAGCGTCACCTGGTGGGCGATCCGGCACTGCCGACGCCGGGCGCAACTTCGCCGGGCCTGCTGCTGATGGGCGGCGGCGATCGCAACCACGCGGCGCTGCGCTGGTTCCTCGACAAGGCCGGCAACGGGCACGTGGTGGTGTTGCGCGCGTCGTTCGGCGGCGAGATCGGCGAAGAGTTCCACGATGAGGTGGGCGGCGTGGCTTCGGTCGAGACCTTCGTCTTCAGCGGCCGCGCCGCCGCCGATGATCCGGCGCTGCTCGCCAGCCTGGCGCGCGCCGACGGCATCTTCATCGCCGGCGGCGACCAGTCGCGCTACGTGCGTTGCTGGCGGGATACCCCGGTGGCCGCGGCGCTGCAGGCGCACGTGCGCGCCGGCAAGCCGCTCGGCGGCACCAGCGCGGGCCTGGCGATCCTCGGCGAGTTCATCTACGGGGCGATGGACGACGGCAGCCTGCGCAGCCCGGAGGCGCTCGCCGACCCGCTGGGTGCGGCCAACACCATCGAACGCGACCTGCTGGACATCGACCTGCTCGCCGGCGTGGTCACCGATACCCACTTCACCGAGCGCGACCGCCTCGGCCGCCTGGTCGCGTTCGTCGCCAAGGCCGAGTCGATGGCCGATGGCCGCGCCGTCATCGGCCTGGGCGTCGACGAGGACGCTGCGCTTGCCGTCGAGGGCGATGGCCGCGCGCGCGTGTTCGCGACCAGCCCCGGCAGCGGGGCAACGGTGGTGCGCGGCGGTTTTGCAGAGGCGCAGCGCGCCGGCACGCCGCTGCGCCTGGCGCGCGTGGACACGATCGGAGTGGGGACCGCATCCACCCTGCACCTGCCCGAAGGCCGCGTCGACGCGGCCGCGTTCCGCCGCAGCTATCACGCCGACGGCGGCCGGCTGCAGCCGCTCGCCACCGCAGTGCTGGCGATCCATGGCGGCGCCGGCGTGGAACGCGCCGGCATGACCGCCGATGATGTCGCCGCGGCGCGCGCCGCGCTGGAGCGCGCGCTCCGCGCCGGCCATGCGCGGCTGGAGGCGGGCGCGCCGGCGCTGGAGGTCGTGGGTGCCGCGATCACCGTCCTCGAGGACGCTCCGATGTTCAACGCCGGGCGCGGCGCGGTGTTCACCCACGATGGCCGCAACGAGCTCGACGCCTCGCTCATGGATGGCGCCAGCGGCCGCGCGGGCGCGGTGGCCGGTGTGCAGCGCGTGCGCAATCCGATCCTGCTGGCGCGCGCGGTGATGGAGCACTCCCCGCACGTGATGATGGTCGGCGCCGGCGCCGAGGCGTTCGCCGGCGAACAGGGCGTCACGCTGGTCGAGCCCGCGTACTTCCATACCGACAAGCGCTGGGAGCAGCTGCAGCGCGCGCTGCGCGAGGACGCCGCGGGCCAGGCACAGGCCGGCCCCGGCAGCACGATGTACTTCGGCACGGTCGGCGCGGTGGCGCTGGATGGCGCCGGCCACCTCGCGGCCGGCACCTCCACCGGCGGCATGACCAACAAGCGCTACGGGCGCGTGGGTGACTCGCCGATCATCGGTGCCGGCACCTGGGCCGATGCGGCGTGCGCCGTGTCCGGCACCGGCTGGGGCGAGTACTACATCCGCACCGCCGCGGCGCACGAAATCTGCGCGCGTGTGCGCCATGGCGGCGAGGACATCCGCACCGCGGCCGAGGGCGTGATCAACGGCGACGTGGTGCGCGCCGGCGGCGACGGCGGTGCGATCGCGCTGGATGCCGGCGGCACGGTGGCCTTCCCGTTCAACACCGAGGGCATGTTCCGCGGCTGGATCGGCACCGACGGCGTGCCGCACGTGGCGGTCTTCGCCGAAGACGCGCTGCCCGCCGTGGGCGAATGACGCGGCGGCGGGTGCTCAGCGCTCCGAGTGCCCGCCTTCGTCGTGCCCGCGGCGCACGAACAGATCCGGCTTGATCAGGTCCATGAACGCGCGCGCCTGCGGTGACAGCAGCTTGCCCTTGCGCACCACCACGCCGTAGCTGCGCGCCGGGAACCAGGCGTCGAGCGGGCGGATCGCGAGCCGCTCGTGGTCATCGTTGTCCAGGCAGATCGAGCTGACGATGGAGATGCCCATGCCCATCGCCACGTACTGCTTGATCACCTCCCAGCCGCCGACCTCCAGTGACACCGTGTACGGCACGCGCGCCTGGTGGAAGACCAGGTCGACCAGTCGCCAGGTGATCTGGCGCTGCGGCGGCAGGATCAGCCCGTGCTTCGAGATGTCGGCCAGCGACAGGCGCGGCACGGACGCCAGCGGGTGGTCGCGGGGAGTGATCAGCATCGGCGTGAACGCGTAGACCGGCACGTAGGCGAGGTCCGCGGGCACGTCGAGCATCGAGCCCACGACCAGCTCCACCGTGTCCGCGCGCAGCAGGTCGGTGCCGTCGGCGCTGATGGTGTTGTGCAGGCGCAGGCGCACCTCCGGGTGCTGCCGGCGGAACGCTTCGACGATCCGCGGCAACAGGTACAGGATGGTCGAGCTGTTGGCGGCGATTTCCAGCTCGCCGGCATCCATGCCCGCCAGCTGGCGGCGAAAGGCGCCGGGCAGGGCGTCGAGGCCTTCCACCAGCGGCCGGGCTAGTTCGTACAGCGCTTCGCCCTCGCGGGTGGGCAGCAGCCGGCGGCCGCTGCGCTCGAACAGGCGGACGCCCAGCTCGCGCTCCAGCGCCTGGAGCTGCTGGGTCACCGCCGGCTGGCTGACGTAGAGCGCCTCGGCGGCGCGCGACACCGAGCCCAGGCGCGTGACCTGGCAGAAGGCGCGCAGCGGCTTCAGGCGGTCGCCCTTGTAGCTGAAACGGCGCAGCGGCGCAGCGTCGGGCACCTGGCGTCCTCGTTATAACGTGAAGTTATACATCGCATTGCCATTCCTGCTTTGTCAAATAGGTCCTGTCGGGCAATGGTTCGTGCCCCGCCTTTGCAGGAGCCGCCATGTCCGCCGTCCTCCATCCCGTCGCTCCGGAGTCCGCTGTCGTCAGCGGCAGCGGTCCTGCGGTGCCCGATGTCGTGGGCGACGACGCGCTGGCCTTCCTTGCGGACCTGCACCGCCGCTTCGAACCCGGGCGCCAGGCACGTCTGGCGGCGCGCCGCGTGCGCCAGGCGGAGTTCGACCGCGGCGCGCTGCCCGGCTTCCGCGCCGATACCCGCGCCATCCGCGCCGGCGACTGGCGCGTGGCGCTACTGCCGCAAGCGCTGCAGGACCGCCGCGTGGAGATCACCGGGCCGGTCGACGCGAAGATGGTGATCAACGCGCTGAACTCCGGCGCCAGCTGCTACATGGCCGATTTCGAGGACTCGACCTCGCCGACCTGGGACAACCTGGTGGCCGGCCAGCGCGCGCTGCGCGCGGCGGTGGCCGGTGAGCTCGAATTCACCAGCGACGCCGGCAAGGCGTACCGGCTGAAGCCGGAGCCGGAGCGCGCCGTGCTGATGGTGCGCCCGCGCGGCTGGCACCTCGACGAGAAGCACGTGCGCATCGACGGCGCGCGCATCAGCGCCAGCCTGTTCGACGCCGGGCTGTTCTGCTTCCACAACGCCGCCGCGCTCGCCGCCGCCGACCGTGGTCCCTACCTGTACCTGCCCAAGCTGGAGTCGATGGAAGAGGCGCAGCTGTGGGAGGACGTGCTGGCGCATGTCGAAGACGCGCTTGGCCTGCCGCGCGGACAGGTCAAGGTGACGGCGCTGATCGAGACGCTGCCGGCGGTGTTCGAGATGGACGAGATCCTGCACGCGCTGCGCGGGCGCGTTGCCGGTCTCAACTGCGGGCGCTGGGACTACATCTTTTCGTACATCAAGACCTTCCGCCGCCATCGCGACCGGGTGCTGCCCGAGC
It includes:
- the aceB gene encoding malate synthase A, with the protein product MSAVLHPVAPESAVVSGSGPAVPDVVGDDALAFLADLHRRFEPGRQARLAARRVRQAEFDRGALPGFRADTRAIRAGDWRVALLPQALQDRRVEITGPVDAKMVINALNSGASCYMADFEDSTSPTWDNLVAGQRALRAAVAGELEFTSDAGKAYRLKPEPERAVLMVRPRGWHLDEKHVRIDGARISASLFDAGLFCFHNAAALAAADRGPYLYLPKLESMEEAQLWEDVLAHVEDALGLPRGQVKVTALIETLPAVFEMDEILHALRGRVAGLNCGRWDYIFSYIKTFRRHRDRVLPERGQVTMVAPFLKAYSELLIRTCHRRGAHAMGGMAAQVPVAGDPAANDAAMERVRADKLREASAGHDGTWVAHPALVPIARGIFDAAMPGANQHHVLRDDADADRDALLAAPTGTITRKGFEGNVEVCVRYLAAWLDGNGCVPIHWLMEDAATAEIARAQLWQWLHHGDGGDFDGVRPLLHLHDGEPVDFALFERALLNLPSCLAAEPMPGAGRVQEAIALLEELTRADELAAFLTLPAYERLS
- a CDS encoding isoaspartyl peptidase/L-asparaginase yields the protein MQPLATAVLAIHGGAGVERAGMTADDVAAARAALERALRAGHARLEAGAPALEVVGAAITVLEDAPMFNAGRGAVFTHDGRNELDASLMDGASGRAGAVAGVQRVRNPILLARAVMEHSPHVMMVGAGAEAFAGEQGVTLVEPAYFHTDKRWEQLQRALREDAAGQAQAGPGSTMYFGTVGAVALDGAGHLAAGTSTGGMTNKRYGRVGDSPIIGAGTWADAACAVSGTGWGEYYIRTAAAHEICARVRHGGEDIRTAAEGVINGDVVRAGGDGGAIALDAGGTVAFPFNTEGMFRGWIGTDGVPHVAVFAEDALPAVGE
- a CDS encoding sigma-70 family RNA polymerase sigma factor yields the protein MPAALDAWFTSEILVHEEALLHYLRRAWPRQDEVHDLRQEVYIRVYEAAGKGLPRQPKAFLFTTARHLLIDRVRRGRVVSIEPVGDFEPMNVLIDEISPERWCAGRQVLKRLADALDRLPDRCREVVWLRRVEDLSQKEVAVRMGITEKTVEKHLAKGMRLMADGFYAGEERHEAMAPQARAGDGQRRSE
- a CDS encoding LysR family transcriptional regulator; amino-acid sequence: MPDAAPLRRFSYKGDRLKPLRAFCQVTRLGSVSRAAEALYVSQPAVTQQLQALERELGVRLFERSGRRLLPTREGEALYELARPLVEGLDALPGAFRRQLAGMDAGELEIAANSSTILYLLPRIVEAFRRQHPEVRLRLHNTISADGTDLLRADTVELVVGSMLDVPADLAYVPVYAFTPMLITPRDHPLASVPRLSLADISKHGLILPPQRQITWRLVDLVFHQARVPYTVSLEVGGWEVIKQYVAMGMGISIVSSICLDNDDHERLAIRPLDAWFPARSYGVVVRKGKLLSPQARAFMDLIKPDLFVRRGHDEGGHSER
- a CDS encoding FecR domain-containing protein, whose translation is MASDAASNGSGGGDSRDVERIAADWLARRDGDAWTDADARALQAWLSAATAHHVAFLRLDAAWNECGRLQALGAGVREGPPARGHWGEHGAPHVHADAPPTGAGTPDMSGVVFTSPRIARRARWPVAAALAALAVFAVALPMAWQHATAIDASSHRTVPGAIRTVPLADGSRTTLGSDSRIDVRLSRRQRQVELLKGEAFFAAARDPRRPFVVQAGERRVVAVGTRFSVRMDGRDLRVVVTEGSVRLESADRSAATVLPAGSVALTTPAGLLVTAGTVAEAERMVGWMDGVLVFRDTALSDAVAEFNRYSARRIVVADASVGALRIGGSFRWSNAEGFVRLLEQGFPVRADHGREEIVLHAR